One Gavia stellata isolate bGavSte3 chromosome 20, bGavSte3.hap2, whole genome shotgun sequence genomic region harbors:
- the TTPAL gene encoding alpha-tocopherol transfer protein-like, with the protein MSGDSDCTRTSPSVESPSDSEFLPDRPKYVCSLSPDLITKAREELQEKPEWRLRDVQALRDMVCKDYPSLGTCLDDAFLLRFLRARKFDYDRALQLLVNYHTCRRSWPEVFNNLKPSAIKPVLESGFVTVLPRLDPEGRHVVCIRPDRWTPSNYPITENIRAIYLTLEKLIQSEETQVNGIVILADYKGVSLSKASHFGPFVAKKVIGILQDGFPIRIKAVNIINEPRIFKGIFAIIKPFLKEKIANRFFLHGCDLNSLHQNIPPVILPEEYGGTSGKLDISAWNELLLASEEDFLHDFSQLVLPCDSSPHDMLVSGDADEKQCDDSLRGMKPQLYYCY; encoded by the exons ATGTCAGGAGACAGTGACTGCACCAGGACAAGTCCATCAGTGGAGTCTCCATCGGACAGCGAGTTCTTGCCAGATCGGCCAAAGTATGTTTGCTCGCTGTCTCCTGATCTCATTACCAAAGCCCGGGAAGAGCTTCAAGAAAAACCTGAATGGAGGCTCCGTGACGTGCAGGCGCTCCGAGATATGGTGTGCAAAGACTATCCCTCCCTGGGGACCTGCCTGGACGATGCTTTTTTGCTAAGATTTCTCAGAGCCAGGAAGTTCGATTATGATCGAGCACTTCAGCTTCTGGTGAACTACCATACCTGTAGGAGGAGCTGGCCTGAGGTCTTCAACAACTTGAAGCCGTCTGCAATAAAGCCTGTCCTAGAGTCTGGTTTTGTCACTGTGCTGCCTCGTCTGGACCCAGAGGGACGCCACGTCGTCTGCATCCGTCCAG ACAGATGGACACCCAGTAATTATCCGATTACTGAGAACATTCGTGCCATATACTTAACGTTAGAAAAACTCATTCAGTCCGAAGAGACCCAGGTGAATGGAATTGTAATCCTGGCAGACTACAAAGGAGTCAGCTTATCTAAGGCGTCTCATTTTGGTCCTTTTGTAGCCAAAAAAGTGATTGGAATTCTTCAG GATGGATTCCCTATTCGAATAAAAGCTGTTAACATAATAAATGAGCCTCGTATATTCAAAGGCATTTTTGCAATCATCAAgccttttctgaaggaaaagatAGCAAACCGG ttttttcttcATGGCTGTGATCTGAATTCCCTTCATCAAAACATTCCTCCAGTGATCCTTCCTGAAGAGTATGGTGGTACTTCAGGGAAGCTGGACATCTCTGCATGGAATGAGCTGCTGCTAGCCTCTGAAGAGGACTTTCTGCATGATTTCTCACAGCTGGTTCTCCCATGTGACAGCTCTCCCCATGACATGCTAGTGAGTGGGGATGCTGATGAAAAGCAGTGTGATGATTCTCTGCGAGGCATGAAACCTCAGctttattactgttattaa